One Phoenix dactylifera cultivar Barhee BC4 chromosome 14, palm_55x_up_171113_PBpolish2nd_filt_p, whole genome shotgun sequence DNA window includes the following coding sequences:
- the LOC103718323 gene encoding ribonucleoside-diphosphate reductase small chain-like gives MPSMPAGAGAVEEMEEPLLAPNLDRFSMFPIRYPQVWEMYKKALASFWTAEEVDLSSDLPHWLHSLTNDERHFISHILAFFAASDGIVLENLAIRFMSDVQIPEARAFYGFQIAIENIHSEMYSLLLESYIKDPDEKDRLFRAVETVPAVTKKAQWALRWIGSAESFAERLVAFAAVEGIFFSGSFCSIFWLKKRGLMPGLTFSNELISRDEGLHCDFACLLYSLLNRKLSEDRIKSIIADAVDIEREFVCDALPVALVGMNGDLMSQYIEFVADRLLGALGCGKLYGVANPFDWMELISLQGKTNFFEKRVGEYQKASVMSSLNGNGHGGNHVFKLDEDF, from the coding sequence ATGCCGTCGATGCccgccggcgccggcgccgtGGAGGAGATGGAGGAGCCCCTCCTCGCCCCGAACCTCGATCGCTTCTCGATGTTCCCTATCCGCTACCCCCAGGTGTGGGAGATGTACAAGAAGGCCCTCGCCTCCTTTTGGACCGCCGAGGAGGTCGACCTCTCCAGTGACCTCCCCCACTGGCTCCACTCCCTCACCAACGATGAGCGCCACTTCATCTCCCACATCCTCGCCTTCTTCGCCGCCTCCGATGGCATCGTCCTCGAGAACCTCGCCATCCGCTTCATGTCCGACGTCCAGATTCCCGAGGCCCGCGCCTTCTACGGCTTCCAGATCGCGATCGAGAACATCCACTCCGAGATGTACTCCCTCCTCCTCGAATCCTACATCAAGGATCCAGACGAAAAAGATCGCCTTTTCCGCGCCGTCGAGACCGTCCCGGCAGTGACCAAGAAGGCCCAGTGGGCCCTTCGGTGGATCGGGTCCGCCGAATCCTTCGCCGAGCGTCTAGTTGCGTTTGCCGCCGTtgaggggatcttcttctcCGGCTCCTTCTGCTCTATCTTCTGGCTCAAGAAGCGCGGCCTCATGCCGGGTCTCACCTTCTCCAACGAGCTCATCTCCCGCGACGAGGGCCTCCACTGCGACTTCGCCTGCCTCCTCTACTCCCTCCTCAACCGCAAGCTCTCTGAGGACCGCATCAAGTCGATAATCGCCGACGCCGTTGACATCGAGAGGGAGTTCGTTTGCGACGCGCTGCCGGTGGCGCTGGTGGGGATGAACGGGGATTTGATGAGCCAGTACATTGAGTTCGTGGCGGATCGGCTCTTGGGGGCGCTGGGATGCGGGAAGTTGTATGGGGTGGCGAATCCATTCGACTGGATGGAGCTGATATCGCTTCAGGGGAAGACGAATTTCTTCGAGAAGAGGGTCGGAGAATACCAGAAGGCGTCGGTTATGTCAAGCTTGAACGGGAACGGCCATGGAGGGAACCATGTGTTCAAGTTGGATGAGGATTTCTGa
- the LOC103718324 gene encoding uncharacterized protein LOC103718324 translates to MDPVVVSQLATGLGVLAGAMLVKSAMERPMAGPGEWRPPRCATCNGTGRVTCLCARWSDGDVGCRTCAGSGRMACSRCGGSGTGRPLPIRLNLRSNRSP, encoded by the coding sequence ATGGATCCGGTGGTGGTGTCGCAGCTGGCGACGGGGCTCGGGGTTCTGGCCGGGGCGATGCTGGTGAAGTCGGCGATGGAGCGGCCGATGGCCGGGCCCGGGGAGTGGCGGCCGCCGCGGTGCGCCACGTGCAACGGCACGGGCCGGGTCACGTGCCTGTGCGCCCGGTGGTCGGACGGCGATGTCGGGTGCCGGACCTGCGCCGGGTCCGGCCGGATGGCCTGCAGCCGCTGCGGTGGGTCCGGCACCGGCCGGCCACTCCCCATCCGGCTGAACCTGCGGTCCAACCGGTCGCCGTAA
- the LOC103718326 gene encoding chlorophyll a-b binding protein 7, chloroplastic-like — protein sequence MASVCATSSAVAAIASSQKSRHDLGATKASFLGGMKLRQKKCWIAPTARRALSVSAEATTERPLWFPGSTPPPWLDGSLPGDFGFDPLGLGSDPESLRWNQQAELVHCRWAMLGAAGIFIPEFLTKIGILNTPSWYTAGEQEYFTDTTTLFVIELIFIGWAEGRRWADIIKPGCVNTDPIFPNNKLTGTDVGYPGGLWFDPLGWGSGSPEKVKELRTKEIKNGRLAMLAVMGAWFQAIYTGTGPIDNLFAHLADPGHATIFAAFTPK from the exons ATGGCTTCAGTCTGTGCCACCTCTTCTGCTGTTGCTGCCATTGCCAG CTCTCAGAAGAGTAGGCATGACCTGGGTGCAACAAAGGCATCCTTCCTTGGAGGAATGAAACTAAGGCAAAAAAAGTGTTGGATTGCACCCACCGCACGCCGAGCACTTTCAGTTTCTGCTGAAGCAACAACAGAGAGGCCACTCTGGTTCCCAGGCAGCACCCCTCCTCCATGGCTTGATGGCAG CCTCCCAGGAGACTTTGGATTCGATCCCCTAGGCCTCG GATCTGATCCGGAGAGCTTAAGATGGAACCAGCAAGCGGAGCTCGTACACTGCCGATGGGCAATGTTGGGCGCTGCTGGCATCTTCATCCCTGAATTCCTTACAAAGATTGGCATTCTCAACACTCCATCATGGTACACAGCAGGAGAACAGGAATACTTCACAGACACCACCACCCTCTTTGTGATCGAGCTCATCTTCATCGGTTGGGCTGAGGGGAGAAGATGGGCTGACATCATAAAGCCAGGGTGTGTTAACACTGATCCAATCTTCCCAAACAACAAGCTCACTGGAACTGATGTAGGATACCCAGGTGGTTTGTGGTTCGACCCACTTGGATGGGGCAGTGGATCTCCTGAGAAGGTCAAGGAGCTGAGGACTAAGGAGATCAAGAATGGAAGGCTGGCAATGTTGGCAGTGATGGGCGCCTGGTTCCAAGCCATCTACACCGGCACTGGTCCAATCGATAACCTCTTTGCTCACCTTGCAGACCCTGGCCATGCGACTATTTTTGCT GCTTTCACCCCAAAGTGA